ACAtaaatgaaaatacagaaataatcaTATTCACATGTCAAAGACATCTAAGCTGTGCTTATAAGTTATATAGTACCACATCTACCGTCCGTGAACTAAATAAGAAAATGGAAAACTCTATCTAATTTAAGtgatattatttttacatttttgctgtACAAATTATtggtatattatatataacataacataatttgtcattgtacagtacattaattttacagtacagtaatctTTTATCAAATcaaaaaaggtgagtgaaaagcATATGCAAAATAGAACTACAGAGTATATACACGTTATATATATTAACtgacactatacatacactatacatatttTAAACACATCATTTTAAAGTTTATATACGTAATTCTATATAGATGtaaattatatacattattgTACACTTAACCAATAGGTTGTGTACATCAGTCACTAAATAAACAACTGTATGTAAAGTTCAAATTAGTACATTTAAGAGAGTGTACTTGTAGACAGTACTTGAAATGTACACCATACTTCTTTTCTCATAAATGTGTTAACAAGACTACGTATGGACCTTTTGTTGTACTTCTGCCACCTCTAGTGTACATAAACCGCAAACACATCTGTCTAATCTTCTTAATCTGCCTATTTACTTcactttatttactttttattgaCATTTTCAGCCTCTGGGCTGGTAAGAAAGGGGTAAAACCACCAACCGGTTCAAATGACTGTAATGTAAGAATACACTATTCATTATTTGCTGTACAAACATCCACTGACCTTGCTTGGCTGCCATACTCTCCACCACAATGTCATAATGAACACGGCACAGGACTCTGCTGTCCACCAAGCCAAACTCCTCTCCTGTTGACAGCTGTCTTTTGCAGGAGAAGCAGGCAAAGCAGGCCAGGTGATATGTGTGGTTTTTGGCCTTGCGGACCCAGTCAGTAGAGCTGACGTGATGACCACACCAAGCACACTTTATACCAAAGATGCTGAAAGATGAAAGTAAAACCACAGCTGAGATGCTGTTATTACCTCATTTTTATACTATACTGCATCAAGTTCAAAGTAAGAACACAATCTCTTTGATTGTACAGATGACTAGAAGAATGTATTAACAAATGTTGTGTGGTCCTGTTATCAGACACATGAAGTGAAAAGGAACAGACTACAGCTCAGTGCTCCTCAGAGTCTGAGTCAGAAGAACAACCATTGCTTAACTGTCTTCACTGATAATTCAgctgtttatcattttttttcacTGCAATCCAGGCAAATAAACCTTTCAGTCAGTAATTCAAACAAAGCCCACCTGTTATAATCCATTTTACAGAATATCTCCTGATTCCTGAAGTAGCAGCTGCTGTGCTGATGTAAAGACGTTCTGCACACGGAGCACTCCAGACAGTTTGTATGCCAAGTTAAATCATTCACCTGAAAAACAGCCTTTATCTGTGATCTGTTTCAGAAAGCAGCTACTAATCAATGTCAGAAATACAGCTGTTGTACTAAAAAGCACTTACATAGTTAAGATTTCATACAATAACAGGAGTAACATACCGACACTATGTGTGTATAGATAGGTATGTTACTCCTGTTATAGTATgaaataagtaataagtaagTGTATATATTTCATTACTGCCATGCaaagaccttgtatctccaacatTCTTTGCTTTGATATTCTGTGAGTCTGACAGTTGTTCCTTATATTTTATCAAGTTTCATaatcaatggaccaatagaaatgctccaaaatgctctaagacctgaaataaaatgaatatttattattatacatttatttaataattatattatttggtttatattatttttaagcaTACACATCAATTATATAAtactttatattcatatttattatattagtagcagtattttttttacattaacgtCCATTGAAAATAAAGAagattttttcttcttcctgtaaatttgatcatttttgagatacaaggttgttgcctgatatatgtaaatataataagcACCTTCAGTAAGTATCTGTCCTGAATTTCCCGTGTGCATCGTGCGCAGATGTAAGTCTCCTCATTTGCTGAAAATACTGGAGATAATTCACCCTTCGAATCCTCATCTGTTCCATTTGATACTGACTagacataaaacataaatacaacaatatatatatatttttttttattatgatgaGATTTATAAAAAGCATTCTGCCATTGATTgcttgaattattcaatatgtcTCATTGTCTTTTTAGCCTTTGAATACTCACGACCATGACCATCCAGGCACAGACTAGAATAGCAGCAATAAATGAAAAAACCTCCACTTCATCTTACATTTGACCCGATTCTGAAATAACAAGACAGTCCAGTTTAAACTTACCATTTCTGAGGGTAACCGTCAGTGCAGCAGCTGGGTGCTCTCTGGCCTCACCTTACTCCTGCCCTGTTTTATAGGGCGCTAACAATAACTGCACAGCTACATCAGTGGACCCCAATTATGGCTGAACTGGAATCGATTAACTCACGCTCTTAACCTGGAACCCTTGAAAATAATTATCTTACACCATTCCAAACCTAAAAACCTGCCTTCTCCCTGCAATTAGTAATGACTTAAAGGTCCACGGTAAGGATGGAGTGAGAGTGTCAATTTCAGCTGTCCATCATACAAGACTGAGGACTAAGAACCTATATAACGGTCTGGCCTTCACTGAGTATGCAAAGTGTATGACCTCTGCCAGACGAAGGACTTTTAAGGACTTTTAAGAAAGAAGAATGATTTCTCATTCATTATAAGAACACTGTCAACACATTTAAATGaacttttctccatttttacaAGTTTCAGTGACTTTAAACACAGATCATTACCTTAACACTACTGGTAATTCTACAATAGTAACAGATTCAAATGTTTGGTtaccttttattgctttttttatgtGACATCCATCTACAGGTGCTTTTAATCTTTACTCCTAATCCAGGATTTTGTAAAATGATGTAAAGGAATGTAAAGCTGTGAACCAATCAAAGCTATTTAATTCcctagaacctttattttggaGAATCTACAAGGTACTCAAAATAATCCATTTTGCATTTGTTTTGAAAAACACACTGTGATGAAGTTTAGGCTATATTGTATTTATGCATCtcagttatataatatattatattttttaaacgtataatatataatataatatattttgtgGTGCAAATATGtgttatatgtataatatattataaatatattttatagtattcAAATTGTTGCTGCTTTCCAACAgaattatattgttatatattgagatgtaatatattttataatatttatttaacagtgTTTCAGTACACATGCACATTCCATATCAGTGGCAGTAATCTGTATAGTTTATATACAGTGCCTTGTAAAAGTACTCGGCCCCCTTGAACCTttcaaccttttgccacatttcagaCTTCAAACAGaaagatatgaaattgtaattttttgtgaagaatcaacaTCAAGTGGGACACAATTGTGAAGTGGAATGaaatttattgaatattttaaactttttttagaaataaaaaaactgaaaagtggggcGTGCAATATAATTTGGCCCCCGTTACTTTCAGTGCAACCAAAATCGAACTTTTTGGCTACAATGTAAAACGTTATGTTTGGCGTAAAAGCAA
This Salminus brasiliensis chromosome 20, fSalBra1.hap2, whole genome shotgun sequence DNA region includes the following protein-coding sequences:
- the lhx6b gene encoding LIM/homeobox protein Lhx6, which gives rise to MVMVSVSNGTDEDSKGELSPVFSANEETYICARCTREIQDRYLLKVNDLTWHTNCLECSVCRTSLHQHSSCYFRNQEIFCKMDYNSIFGIKCAWCGHHVSSTDWVRKAKNHTYHLACFACFSCKRQLSTGEEFGLVDSRVLCRVHYDIVVESMAAKQGLDGALPSDCLLKPSKRTRTSFTPEQLQVMQTQFTQDNNPDTQTLQKLSDLTGLSRRVIQVWFQNCRARHKKHPGTMLNELHCLPETAQLSVEHQYITDQSPPLTAAQSLAMSPFSYLQEIWSSSTEATT